The genomic interval GCGAAACGAGCTGGTAATAGACGAAGGCGCCGATCACAGGGGCCAGCAGCTGGCGGGTGACAGTATGCTTGCCGACAATGGTCTCGCCGATCACCAGCGAGGCAAGGCCGTTGATCAGCACGCCCAGACCCATGCCGATATCGGCATAGCCCTGCAACTGCACGATCAGCGCGCCGCCCAGTGCCGTCATGGCATTGGCAATGGCAAGGCCGGCAATGGTGTAGGTCCACACATTGATGCCCAGCGATGGCGCGAGATCGGGATTGACGCCAACGACGCGCAAAGCAGCACCGGCCTGCGTGGTGAGGAACCAGCGCAGCGCCAGCAGCGTCAGAACCACCAGCACGCCGAACACCACGATCTGCATCCAGACTGTCGTAACAATACCGGGGTGGATCATGTCAAAGACATTGTCGGCGTTGAACAGCGCGGCGTTGGACTTGCCCAGGATGCGCAGGTTGATGCTGTAAAGGCCGGTGAAAACGAGAATACCGGCCAGCAGCGAATTGATGCCGAAGCGCAGATGGATCAGCGCGGTTGCAGCGCCGGCCAAACCACCGGCGGCAATCGCCACCAGCGTCGCAAGGATCGGGTTGTAGCCCGCCAGCAGCAGCGCCGCGCAGACGCAGCCGCCCAGTGGAAACGAGCCTTCGCTGGTCAGATCGGGAAAGCTGATCAGCCGGAACGGGATCATGATGCCCAGAACCAGGAACGAATAGACCAGGCTCTGCGAGAAGGTGACGGGCACCAGATTGAAATAAGCCGAGAGAATTTCCATTGGCACCTAGACTCCGAGCAACATGCGGTCGTTGTCGATCTTGAATTTTTCAACCAGATCGGCGGGCGTGAGGCTCTGCTTTTCGGCCCCGGAGATATCGAGCTTGATCTTGCCGGCATCCATCATGATGAGCCGGTTTCCGGTCTCGATGGCCTGCCGCATATTGTGCGTGACCATCAGCGTGGTGAGGCCATTGGCGGCCACGGTGCGCAGGGTCGCTTCCATGACGCGATCGGCGGTGCGCGGATCGAGCGCTGCAGTGTGCTCGTCGAGCAGCAGCAGCTTTGGCTTGGAGAGCGCAGCCATCACCAGCGACAGCGCCTGACGCTGGCCACCGGAGAGGCTCGCGACAACGGTTTCCAGACGATCTTCAAGCCCGAGCTGCAGTTCGGCCAGCTGGGTACGGTAGAAGTCACGGCGCGATGCGGCGATCAGTTGGGCAAAGCCGTGCCCCTTGCCGCGCCGTTCGGCCAGAGCGAGGTTTTCCTTGATGGTCATGGCGGCGGCGGTGCCCAGCATCGGGTCCTGGAACACGCGGGTCACAAGGCCTGCGCGCTTGTGTGGCGCCAGCTTGGTAATGTCTTTTCCATCCAGAACGATGGTGCCGGAATCGACGGGGAAAGCCCCGGCAATCGCATTGAGCAGGGTCGATTTACCCGCGCCATTGCTACCAATGACAACGATGAAATCGCCTTTTGCAAAGGTCACGTCGATGCCGTCGAGCGCGGGGCGTCCACCGGGCAGGCCGGTGGCAAAGGTCTTGCGGAGCCCGGTGCAGGTCAGCAGAGGCGCGGATGTCCGCGCCTCCGTTCCATGAGCGGTCGCTTGGCTCACTTGATGATCCATGGGCTGTCTTTGAGCGCCTCTGGCAGGGTCAGGCCAACTGCTTCGAGACCCTTGACGCTGACCAGCGATTCAAAATCGTCGGGCTGGGGCACATAGGTCGCGATATCGGCAGGCTTTTCGCCCTTGAGGATACGGTCGGCGATGTCGGCCGCGTGCTCGCCATTCTTCTTGTAGGAAATGGCGTGGAAGCCAGCCAGCTGGTCCTTGAGTTCGGCGGAATAGACCGAGTTGAACAGCGGCAGCTTGATGCGCTGGGCGGTCTGGGCCACCACGGGCACGGCGGTCTGGACGATGTTGGACTGGATCAGGAAGATCGCATCGACCTTGCCGGCAAAGCTCTGCACGCGCTGTGGCAGGTCATTGGCGTTATCGACCGGCACAGCAACGATCTCGATACCGGCTTCGGCAGCGGCTTCGTTGATCAGCTTGATATTGGTCGCGTCATTGTCTTCGCCTGGGTTGAACAGGGTGCCGACGGTCTTGAGGTTTGGGATGACGGCCTTGAGGAAAGCTAGCGATGCCTTGAAGTCTGGCAGCATGGCAGCGCCGGTGCTGAATGCGGAACCGTGTTCCCAATCGGGCACGATACCGGCAACGACGGGGTCAACCACAGCGCCGAACACGATCGGGATGGACTTGTCGGTGATGCCGCGCACGGCAGCCTGATTGAGGCCGGTGGTGATTGCAAAGATCAGGTCGGGATGCTTGGCTTCGACCTGCTGCAGCACCTGTGGAATGAGGCTGCGGTCGAAATTGGCATGCTGGAAGTCATAGGTGACATCGGTGCCTTCGACATAACCGAGTTCGGTCATGCGGTCCTTGAAGCCCTGGGCGGTTTCCATCAGGGCAGGATGTTCGCCAAAGCTGGCGATAGCGATGCTTTTTTTGGCTGAGCGAGGGCCATGGTGGTGCCCGCAGCCAGCGCGACGGCAGTCAGAAGCAGTCTCTTGAGCAGCATTTTTAAGGTATCCGGAGGGTTTCTAGTCAGACGTCTGGCGCAGAGCGCCAGTTGGCACGGGCTACGCGCAGGAAGTTTTCTCCCAGCACGCCCTTTATGGAGCTGTCGTCATAGCCAAGGCGGATCAGCGCCTCGACCAGATCAGGCAGGATTTCGGGTTTGACGTCGTCCCAGGGCGGACGCGGATAACCGCGCTGCGCCATCATCGGGCCGGAGTCGTAAAGCTTGGTCATGAAGGCTTGGTAGAACACCACATCGAGCCCCAGCCCGACATGATCGGGACCGACCAGCTGGACGGCATGATCGATATGGCGGACCAGCGGTTCGAGCCCCGAGCTGTTGTCGTCGGAGAGGAATGCGCCAATCGAATTGATGCCCACCACACCACCGCGCTCGGCCAGAGCCTTGACCTGTTCGTCGGTGACATTGCGCTCGTGATCCTTGAGCGCCCGCATGCTGGAATGGGAAATGACGATCGGCTTTTCCGACAGCGCAATCATATCGAGGCTGGTGCGGATTCCGGCATGGGAGGCATCGAGCAGCATGCCGCAGCGATTGGCTTCGGCCACAAAGGCGCGGCCCAGCATGGAGAGACCCGCGTCAGACGGTTCGTGGCACCCATCACCGAGCGGATTGCGGCTGTTATAGGCCAGGATCAGCCAGCGGATGCCCAGCCGATACCAGCTGTCGATCAGCGCGGGCTCATAGCCGAGCGGCCCTGCCCCTTGCAGGTGAAAGCTGATGGCCATCTTGCCCTCGGTCTTGATACGGGCAATGTCATCGACCGTATCGACGATGCCATAGCGGTCCGACTGGCGTTCGATCCAGCGGCGCTGCTGGGCAAAATGCTTGAGCGTTGGTTCGGGCTTGTCCCAGTCGGCGCCGATGGTCAGCGAGGTGAAGGAAAAGCCTGACGCCTTGAAGCGCTCCAGCATTTGCGGGCCTTCATCGAGGCATTCGGGCGTCCAGCCAACAACACTTTCCCAGACGATGGACTGTTCGATCAGATCTTTGGCGGACATGTCTCAGGCTCCAATGGCAAAGCGCGACAGGGAAAAGGCGGATAGGTCGATATCGCTCTTGCCAGCCGTCATGCACTGCGCGGCGGCCTCGCCGATGGCGGCCGAATGCTTGAAGCCATGGCCCGAGCATGGCGAGACGATCAGGATGCGATCATCGTCGGGGTGCCAATCGATGACAAAGGCGCTGTCTGGCGTCGCGGTATAGATGCAGGTCACGGCCTGTCGGCGTTGCGCCGAAATGCCCTTGATGCGCGGCTCAAGATGGCGGGCGAACTTGGCGGCCGAGAATTCTTCGGGCACGACACGATCCATGGTGTCAGGATCAATCGCTGCGCCATAATTCTCGTCGGCAATCTTGATCGCGCCCAGCCCACCGATTTCGGGGAAGCCATAAAAGAAGTCGTCTGCGCTTTCGCCATGCGGCCAGATAAAGCAGGGGCCATTGGCCCAGGTCTTGTTCCACTCCGGTTCGATATCGAACCAGTGCATGGTCTGGCGCGTCGGCTGCAGGATCGGGGTAAACCGTTCATCAAGCAGGCCAGCCGCACCGGCGCCTGCCGCAAGGATCAGCTTTTTGGCGCGGATCTCGCCGGTCTCGGTGCGCAGGGTAATGCCGT from Devosia sp. 2618 carries:
- a CDS encoding ATP-binding cassette domain-containing protein, whose amino-acid sequence is MLTCTGLRKTFATGLPGGRPALDGIDVTFAKGDFIVVIGSNGAGKSTLLNAIAGAFPVDSGTIVLDGKDITKLAPHKRAGLVTRVFQDPMLGTAAAMTIKENLALAERRGKGHGFAQLIAASRRDFYRTQLAELQLGLEDRLETVVASLSGGQRQALSLVMAALSKPKLLLLDEHTAALDPRTADRVMEATLRTVAANGLTTLMVTHNMRQAIETGNRLIMMDAGKIKLDISGAEKQSLTPADLVEKFKIDNDRMLLGV
- a CDS encoding membrane dipeptidase, which produces MSAKDLIEQSIVWESVVGWTPECLDEGPQMLERFKASGFSFTSLTIGADWDKPEPTLKHFAQQRRWIERQSDRYGIVDTVDDIARIKTEGKMAISFHLQGAGPLGYEPALIDSWYRLGIRWLILAYNSRNPLGDGCHEPSDAGLSMLGRAFVAEANRCGMLLDASHAGIRTSLDMIALSEKPIVISHSSMRALKDHERNVTDEQVKALAERGGVVGINSIGAFLSDDNSSGLEPLVRHIDHAVQLVGPDHVGLGLDVVFYQAFMTKLYDSGPMMAQRGYPRPPWDDVKPEILPDLVEALIRLGYDDSSIKGVLGENFLRVARANWRSAPDV
- the solA gene encoding N-methyl-L-tryptophan oxidase is translated as MGVFETAVLGLGAMGSAAFYQLAQRGVNVIGIDRYDPPHALGSTHGESRITRQAIGEGMAYVPLVQRSHAIWRELETSTDTSLLHEVGCLIISREDDAVERPGRTGFIQRTRAAAERFGIPHEVLSAEAIRARFPQFGVSDDEIGYFEPGAGYVEPERCVSAQLKLGEELGGHIARNTNVLSIERDADGITLRTETGEIRAKKLILAAGAGAAGLLDERFTPILQPTRQTMHWFDIEPEWNKTWANGPCFIWPHGESADDFFYGFPEIGGLGAIKIADENYGAAIDPDTMDRVVPEEFSAAKFARHLEPRIKGISAQRRQAVTCIYTATPDSAFVIDWHPDDDRILIVSPCSGHGFKHSAAIGEAAAQCMTAGKSDIDLSAFSLSRFAIGA
- a CDS encoding ABC transporter permease, yielding MEILSAYFNLVPVTFSQSLVYSFLVLGIMIPFRLISFPDLTSEGSFPLGGCVCAALLLAGYNPILATLVAIAAGGLAGAATALIHLRFGINSLLAGILVFTGLYSINLRILGKSNAALFNADNVFDMIHPGIVTTVWMQIVVFGVLVVLTLLALRWFLTTQAGAALRVVGVNPDLAPSLGINVWTYTIAGLAIANAMTALGGALIVQLQGYADIGMGLGVLINGLASLVIGETIVGKHTVTRQLLAPVIGAFVYYQLVSLGLSIGLQPSDLKLATALFVLVTLGLPGLRSKTTSREKMRA
- a CDS encoding ABC transporter substrate-binding protein, whose product is METAQGFKDRMTELGYVEGTDVTYDFQHANFDRSLIPQVLQQVEAKHPDLIFAITTGLNQAAVRGITDKSIPIVFGAVVDPVVAGIVPDWEHGSAFSTGAAMLPDFKASLAFLKAVIPNLKTVGTLFNPGEDNDATNIKLINEAAAEAGIEIVAVPVDNANDLPQRVQSFAGKVDAIFLIQSNIVQTAVPVVAQTAQRIKLPLFNSVYSAELKDQLAGFHAISYKKNGEHAADIADRILKGEKPADIATYVPQPDDFESLVSVKGLEAVGLTLPEALKDSPWIIK